In Castanea sativa cultivar Marrone di Chiusa Pesio chromosome 6, ASM4071231v1, a single window of DNA contains:
- the LOC142640682 gene encoding organelle RRM domain-containing protein 2, mitochondrial — translation MAMALRTAVAAAAAPRGFRRLLSTTFTPSFNPPSATVAAQQREKAEPSTNLFVSGLSKRTTTEKLHEAFSQFGEVVHAKVVTDRVSGYSKGFGFVRYATLEDAAKGIEGMDGKFLDGWVIFAEYARPRQPPTPPENNMYPPYGHQ, via the exons ATGGCCATGGCTTTGAGAACCGCGGTGGCGGCGGCTGCTGCGCCTCGCGGCTTCAGGCGTTTGTTGTCCACCACTTTCACCCCATCCTTCAATCCTCCTTCAGCCACTGTGGCCGCTCAGCAGCGCGAAAAGGCCGAGCCCAGCACCAACCTCTTCGTCTCTG GGCTTAGTAAACGTACTACCACAGAAAAACTTCATGAAGCCTTTTCCCAGTTTGGTGAAGTAGTTCATG CTAAGGTGGTGACTGATCGGGTATCGGGATATTCTAagggttttggttttgtgaGGTATGCTACTCTAGAAGATGCTGCAAAAGGAATAGAGGGCATGGATGGGAAG TTTCTGGATGGTTGGGTTATATTCGCGGAGTATGCAAGACCCAGACAACCACCTACCCCACCTGAGAACAATATGTATCCTCCATATGGCCATCAGTGA
- the LOC142639497 gene encoding uncharacterized protein LOC142639497 — protein MKIIVWNCRGALSPNFGSNVEDLVRDYSPSMMIVTETRVGGDRAKAITDRLSFDGAIHADTVGYAGGIWLLWNSEAVEVTHILSTEQEIHALVKVSYSNLSWIISAIYASPRLAERRILWHNLSLVNATHNLPWIILGDFNEVLSGEEKLGGRLVTAYRARLFKDCINECGFMDMGFSGPRFTWSNL, from the coding sequence ATGAAGATCATTGTGTGGAATTGTCGTGGGGCACTCAGCCCGAATTTTGGGAGTAATGTGGAGGATTTGGTCAGAGATTATTCGCCTTCAATGATGATTGTTACTGAAACCAGAGTGGGAGGTGACAGAGCTAAAGCAATTACGGATCGATTGTCTTTTGATGGTGCGATTCATGCGGATACGGTGGGATATGCTGGAGGGATTTGGCTGCTTTGGAATTCTGAGGCAGTGGAAGTCACTCACATTTTATCAACGGAGCAAGAAATTCATGCCCTTGTCAAGGTGAGTTACTCAAACCTTTCCTGGATTATTTCTGCTATTTATGCAAGTCCTAGGTTAGCTGAAAGACGTATTTTATGGCATAATCTTTCTTTAGTTAATGCTACTCATAATTTGCCTTGGATCATTCTTGGTGACTTTAATGAGGTGTTGAGTGGTGAAGAGAAGTTGGGAGGAAGACTGGTCACTGCCTACAGAGCTAGACTCTTTAAGGATTGTATTAATGAATGTGGTTTTATGGACATGGGGTTTTCAGGACCTAGGTTTACGTGGTCAAATTTGTGA